The Mycolicibacterium smegmatis genome has a window encoding:
- the coaD gene encoding pantetheine-phosphate adenylyltransferase — MSGAVCPGSFDPVTLGHIDVFERASAQFDEVVVAVLVNPNKKGMFDLDERIAMIEESTTHLPNLRVESGQGLVVDFVKSRGLTAIVKGLRTGTDFEYELQMAQMNKHVAGVDTFFVATTPQYSFVSSSLAKEVASLGGDVSALLPSPVNRRLQEKLNG; from the coding sequence ATGAGCGGCGCGGTATGCCCCGGTTCCTTCGACCCGGTGACCCTCGGTCACATCGACGTCTTCGAGCGTGCCTCGGCGCAGTTCGACGAGGTCGTGGTGGCGGTTCTGGTGAACCCCAACAAGAAGGGCATGTTCGACCTCGACGAGCGCATCGCGATGATCGAGGAGTCCACGACCCATCTGCCGAATCTGCGGGTCGAATCGGGACAGGGGCTGGTGGTCGACTTCGTGAAGTCGCGCGGCCTGACCGCGATCGTCAAGGGTCTGCGCACCGGCACCGACTTCGAGTACGAACTGCAGATGGCGCAGATGAACAAGCACGTCGCAGGCGTCGACACGTTCTTCGTCGCGACGACACCGCAGTACTCGTTCGTGTCGTCGTCGCTGGCCAAGGAGGTCGCGTCCCTCGGTGGCGACGTGTCGGCGCTGCTGCCGTCGCCGGTGAACCGCAGACTGCAGGAGAAGCTCAACGGTTGA
- the sepIVA gene encoding cell division protein SepIVA, whose product MYRVFEALDELGAIVEEARGVPMTAGCVVPRGDVLELIDDIKDAIPGELDDAQDVLDARDSLLREAKEHSESVISGANAEADSVLSHARAEADRLLADAKAQADRMVAEARQHSERMVTEAREEAARLAAAAKREYEASTGRAKAEADRLIENGNISYEKAIQEGIKEQQRLVSQTEIVATANAEATRLIDAAHAEADRLRGECDIYVDSKLAEFEEFLNGTLRSVGRGRHQLRTTAGTHDYVTR is encoded by the coding sequence GTGTACCGAGTTTTTGAAGCGCTCGACGAGCTCGGCGCGATCGTCGAAGAAGCGCGCGGTGTGCCGATGACCGCCGGCTGCGTCGTCCCTCGCGGGGATGTGCTCGAACTCATCGACGACATCAAGGACGCCATTCCCGGTGAACTCGACGACGCACAGGACGTGCTCGATGCCCGCGACTCGCTGCTGCGCGAGGCCAAGGAGCACTCCGAATCGGTGATCTCGGGTGCCAACGCCGAGGCCGACAGCGTGCTCAGCCATGCCCGTGCCGAGGCCGACCGCCTGCTGGCCGATGCAAAAGCCCAGGCAGACCGCATGGTCGCCGAGGCGCGTCAGCACAGCGAGCGGATGGTCACCGAGGCGCGCGAGGAAGCGGCCCGCCTCGCGGCGGCAGCCAAGCGCGAGTACGAGGCCAGCACCGGCCGCGCCAAGGCCGAGGCCGACCGGCTCATCGAGAACGGCAACATCTCGTACGAGAAGGCGATCCAGGAGGGCATCAAGGAGCAGCAGCGCCTGGTGTCGCAGACCGAGATCGTGGCGACCGCCAACGCAGAGGCCACGCGGCTCATCGACGCGGCGCACGCCGAGGCCGACCGTCTTCGTGGCGAGTGCGACATCTACGTCGACAGCAAACTGGCCGAGTTCGAGGAGTTTCTCAACGGGACCCTGCGGTCGGTCGGCCGCGGACGTCACCAGTTGCGGACCACCGCGGGGACACACGACTACGTGACCCGCTGA
- a CDS encoding hemerythrin domain-containing protein, whose translation MADSKPKTFVQSTDDVVRFLTDQHNLIKDLFEEVLSASGDDARQTAFVELRQLLAVHETAEEMVVHPRARAAVDGGDKIVDARLEEEHKAKQQLSELEKLDIGSAEFITELEKFREAVLDHAAHEEAEEFVKLSRELDAQELERMTKAVQAAEAIAPTRPHAGVESASLNFAVGPFASMLDRARDLIGSALK comes from the coding sequence GTGGCCGATTCAAAGCCCAAGACGTTCGTGCAGTCGACCGACGACGTCGTCAGGTTTCTCACCGATCAGCACAACCTGATCAAGGACCTCTTCGAAGAGGTGCTCTCGGCGTCCGGCGACGACGCCAGGCAGACCGCTTTCGTCGAACTGCGCCAGCTGCTGGCGGTGCACGAGACCGCCGAGGAGATGGTGGTGCACCCGAGGGCGCGCGCCGCGGTCGACGGCGGCGACAAGATCGTCGACGCGCGCCTCGAAGAGGAACACAAGGCCAAGCAGCAACTGTCCGAGCTCGAGAAGCTCGACATCGGCTCGGCGGAGTTCATCACCGAACTGGAGAAGTTCCGCGAGGCCGTGCTCGATCACGCCGCCCACGAGGAGGCCGAGGAGTTCGTCAAGCTCTCCCGCGAACTCGACGCGCAGGAGCTCGAGCGGATGACCAAGGCCGTGCAGGCCGCGGAGGCGATCGCGCCGACGCGTCCGCATGCGGGCGTGGAGTCGGCGTCGCTGAACTTCGCCGTCGGTCCGTTCGCCTCGATGCTCGACCGGGCGCGGGACCTGATCGGCTCGGCCCTGAAGTAG
- the rsmD gene encoding 16S rRNA (guanine(966)-N(2))-methyltransferase RsmD, with protein MTRIIAGFLGGRRIEVPKSGTRPTSDRVREAVFNALAARLDFAGLAVLDLYAGSGALGLEAISRGASSALFVESDQRAAAVIAKNIAALDVAGATVRRGTAESVLAAGTTRPVDLVLADPPYDVDARTVDALVVALADGGWVRAGTVVMVERRFNSDLVTWPDGWTALSARRYGDTRVELAEVG; from the coding sequence CTGACCCGGATCATCGCGGGCTTTCTGGGTGGCCGACGCATCGAGGTGCCCAAGAGCGGTACCCGGCCCACCTCCGACCGGGTGCGCGAGGCGGTGTTCAACGCCCTGGCCGCGCGTCTGGACTTCGCTGGTCTGGCCGTGCTCGATCTGTACGCCGGATCGGGCGCCCTTGGGCTGGAGGCGATTTCGCGTGGCGCGAGCTCGGCGTTGTTCGTCGAGTCCGATCAGCGTGCGGCCGCGGTGATCGCCAAAAACATCGCGGCACTCGACGTCGCGGGTGCCACCGTGCGACGCGGCACCGCCGAATCGGTGCTGGCCGCGGGTACCACGCGCCCCGTGGACCTGGTGCTGGCGGACCCGCCGTACGACGTCGACGCACGCACCGTCGACGCGCTGGTGGTGGCGCTGGCCGACGGTGGATGGGTGCGCGCGGGCACGGTCGTCATGGTCGAACGGCGCTTCAACAGCGACCTCGTGACCTGGCCCGACGGCTGGACGGCGTTGAGTGCGCGCCGCTACGGCGACACGCGCGTCGAACTCGCGGAGGTCGGCTGA